From the Thermus brockianus genome, the window CAAGGCCTCGTCCAGAGCCCGCCAAAGGAGCCCCGCCGCCAAACCCGCCACCATGGGCCGGGAGCGGTTGAAGACCCGCATGGCCAGCCGAAAGCCTTCCCGGGCTATCAGGGCCTCCTCTGGTACATAGACCCCGTCCAGGTACACCTCCGCCGCCACCGAAGCCCTCTGCCCCAGTTTGGGAAGGGGCGGGCCCACCTCCACCCCCCTTTCCCGCTCCACCAGGAAGGCGGCGATCCCCTCCCGGCCCTCCCCCAGCTTGGCGAAGACCACAAAAAAGGCGGCCTCCGGGGCGTGGCTAATCCAGGTCTTGCGCCCCCAAAGGCGGAACCCCCCCGCCACCCCCTCGGCCCGGGTACGGATGGCGGCCACATCCGACCCCGCATGGGGTTCGGTGAGGGCGTAGGCGCCCACCTCCTCCCGTAGCCGGGGGACAAAGGCCCGGGCGTAGGCGCTTCCCGATAGCAAGAGGACGTCCGCCACCAGGTTGTTCAAGAGAAGGGCGGCGGCAAGCCCCGTACAGGCGTAACCCAGCTCCTCCGCCACCCCCGCCAAGGCCAAGGGGCCAAGCCCCGCCCCGCCCAGCTCCTCCGGGGCCACGAGAAGGGGAAACCCCAAAGCCGCCGCCTCCCGAAAAAGGGGCCACGGAAAACGGGCTTCCCGGTCGTAGCGGACCGCCTCGGGCAGAAGCCTCTCCCGGGCAAAGCGCCGGGCGAGCTGGCGTACCGAGGTTTCCGGGCTCAAGGGAACCTCCTGCGCAAAGTTTACCGGGTCAAAATGGCCCGGGCAAGGCTTGCCTTAAAAACACCACAGGTATAAACACTCACCCTGAGCAAGCGAGGCTTCGTACGCCGCGAACCTAGCCCCAAAGAGGTCCTGGCCCATTCCCTCCGCCTGGCCCAAGCCGTGGCACCCCCCACCGGCAAACGGGGTAAACCCTGGCGCAAATCCTACCGCCTTGGGGAAGAGGTAAGGGGGCGCAAGGGCATAGCTCATCCTGGCCCTAGGACGACGGAATCAGAGGCGGAGGCGCTTA encodes:
- a CDS encoding acyl-CoA dehydrogenase family protein, producing the protein MSPETSVRQLARRFARERLLPEAVRYDREARFPWPLFREAAALGFPLLVAPEELGGAGLGPLALAGVAEELGYACTGLAAALLLNNLVADVLLLSGSAYARAFVPRLREEVGAYALTEPHAGSDVAAIRTRAEGVAGGFRLWGRKTWISHAPEAAFFVVFAKLGEGREGIAAFLVERERGVEVGPPLPKLGQRASVAAEVYLDGVYVPEEALIAREGFRLAMRVFNRSRPMVAGLAAGLLWRALDEALGYAALREAFGKPLVEHEGVGFKLAEMYMDLEAARLLVEKAARRAEMGEENALEAAVAKAFAADAAQRGVVEAVQVFGGNGYSEEYPVAKLYRDAKVLQIYEGTSEIQRLIVLRELLRRRA